AAAATGCTAGGCATTATACAAAGGTCAAAATTAAAGCAAGAACTTGGCAGGTTCATAGTCCAAGTTCAGGAATTATTTTCTGTTGGTCGTTCTATGAACTATGAGCAGTACTTGAGATAATAGTAGAAAAAGTGTATGCATATGAAAAGTTTCAACCAACACTCAGATCAGCAGTAAACGAATACCTGAGTCAATACAGAAGTGAAATAGTTCatgttatttaataataataataataaaaaaaaaacaccatctaTGGTAAATAAAGACAAGTTTCATCCCTACCATGGAGAATGTATATCTGAAGCACAGGAAAGCACAGGGCTTTTGTTGATAATTAAACATAGATGGAAACCATTTTTGTACTTCAATTGAACTTTATTTGATGGAAAAAGATAATTTCACATCTGAGGTGATGGGGGCCTCGGTAGGTCATGTGTACCACCGACATGTGCCAGTTAGTCATAGTGTCAGGCCTTTAGTTGTGTCGACAATCCCAAGACCTGGTCTTTATCCTGGGAGCCATAATTAGGGCTCTCTTTCCCATAGCTAAAATTAACGTAGCTCCCAGCGTTTCAGAGGATCCACATAATCCCAGGTTCCATCCACTCAACCCTGCTTTACAAACTGGAATAAAAGGCAATAGAGGAACTTGCCACTGAATTTTCATGGAGAAAGATGAAatgcttaatatttaaaaaaaaaaatttaatgtgatgAAACAGCAACTTGAATACAGTCTATGGAGAAAATGTAATTACAGAGGGTAATTACTTAAAATGCTCAGTggatgaacttttaaaataggCCCCCAAGTTCCAAAAGAAATATTCTGTGTGTTTCTTCTTCATAGACACATTTCCAGGAGTCAACACAAGGCCTGGAAGTTATGAGGTGTTCTTTAACTCTTTtctgaaaacataaatgaataaatatattcctCTGGATCACTAACCATGAATTTTTCATCCAGGAAAAATAATAgttatttaaagacaaaaattattCCAGTATACATcacataaaagaataaaacctTGTTTTTCACCTTGAAAGATGAATTAACTTTCACCACTAAAAacaggctcaatggacatgagtttgagcagacccTGGGagatagatagtgaaggacagggaagcctggcatgctgcagttcatggggttgcaaagagtcggacatgacttagcaactaaacaacaattaaaaacagacaattaatgggaaaaaaataagttttcataaAGGTGACTGTCACAGATGGCATTAATTCTAAACAATTTTgtgcaataaatatataaaaatcttggTATAATTACCTATATGCATGCAGTAGCAATGACTGAATGTGAAAGATGTTTTATTAGGAAATAGACTCATAAAAATGACTATATATGAAAGAATATTCATAAGAGACTAAAAATACTTTCTGGGAATCTGTAATAAACAGACGATGGACAAAAGTTCCATAATTTGGGCTGTAATAAAACCTTTCAAAAGCAGGTGTTTGTCAATACTCGATAGCCAAACCTGTCAATAAGATCTTCCCCATCATCATCATTTGTATCACATCACTAAGACATTACTTCCCTGAGACCAATTCTGTAATTCTAGGAAGACTGGGATGCTGACTTTACCATAAACATTTGCTATAAAGATGCCTTGTCCCCTTGTAATTCCTGCATGGAATGCTCACACTCATGCATGTTCACACTGTTGTTTTATCACTACCGTGAACTGATCTGGTTTGTTTACGGTAACTCACCAAGCACAATGACCACGGTCTTCAGAAGACTCATCATGGTGTCCCGATTCCGTCGGGGTCCAGAACTATGCCGAGACATCCTCATAGTCCTCTGGCGAACATAGCCAAAGATATGAGCATACAGAACCACCATGACAACAAAGGTCACCAAGTTGAAAATGGCCCAGAAGACCAAGTAAGAGTCGCTGTAGAGGGGCGCCATGTTGGAGCAATTTTCAATATCACAGATGCAGTTCCAGCCCACACTGGGGATAGCCCCCATAACAATGGCCATGGTCCAGATGAccacaatcaccaccaccactcgCCGATTGCTCATCCGCGTGTGGAGCTGCATACGGAAAACTGTAATGTGCCTCTCAATTGCAATGGCCAGGAGGTTGGCCACGGAAGCCGTCAGGCTGGTGTCAATGAGGCCCTGACGCAGGAGCCACGTGCTGACAGTCAGTCTCCGAGTATTGGGCCCTGTGTTGAACATTAGGTAGAAGTAGGCCAACCCAGCAAAGAAGTCCGCAGCAGCCAGATTCGCCATAAGGTAATAAATAGGAAAGTGGAAGCGGCGGTTGACATAGATCGCCACCATGACCAGGAGGTTGGCCAACATGATGAAGATACAGACGGTGATTCCAAGCCCCATCACCAGCTTGCTGACTGTGTTCCATTCTGTGGCAAGATACTTTCCACTCCGGTTATAAAAGAAGGCGATGGACTCATTGTAGAAGCACTGCGGCTCATTCATGGCTGTGAactaaaagagaaaggaagaaagatgagaaaaagcGAAAAACCACAGATCCAAATCTAAAGATGTATAGATAAAGCAAGGGTTCTATGGTAAATGTGGCCCCCAAAAAGCCATaagcaaagaatctgaaaatctGACTCTGTGTAATGTTCTATGATTATGCTGAAACCCCAAGATTTCTTACAGTTTTACTGTCCTCAAGATTAAAGAGAGTTGGAGTTAAATAAATGACAAGGTCTGTGCTTGGTGGTTGCACATCATTGAAGTCTACTAGAAAAGCCACACGACCCAGAAATCGTGCTTAAAATACATGAGACAGATGAGAATTTTGCAAGAGTGTTGCAACTGGAATATTTATCATAGTGCAGTCTATTTTGACCTGTTATTTAGGGAATCTGTAAACACAGTTGGTTTACAGATAGGGTATTATTGCCCTATTACTCTGCATTTCTGTTCTCACATAGCATGTTCAATCTGTGTCAGGCATCTTGTAACGTCAAGTCCCCACAGGAACTATCAGTGCCAACACTTCAAAGAGGTCACTATGCATCAAAGCTTCTTTGCCCAAAGCCAGCGTTTGCTGTTCAACATTCCTGTGGTCAGCACTGTCTATCCCCACAACTACTTACCCCAGAATAGCATTCATCAATGCATCTATGTTtgagaacttttttctttttggaggacATAAGAAATATATTACCTAGTGTAACCTTCAAAGAGCAGTTGCTATTTGGACACTTTTCTAaagtatatcttttaaaatgataatgagtgattcagttcagttcagttgctcagttgtgtctgactctttgtgaccccatgaaccacaacacgccaggcctccctgtccatcaccaactcctggagtccacccaaacccatgccattgtgtcgttgatgccatccaaccatctcatcctccgtcatccccttctcctcctgcgctcaatctttcccaccatcagggtcttttcaaatgagtcaggtcttcgcatcaggtggccaaagtattggagtttcagcttcaacatcagtccttccaatgaacacccaggactgatgtcctaatgttttattatgtgttttcttatttttaacatcCTCAATTGGAATATATTTCCTTATTAACTACTTCAACTCTTAATTGAATCCAAAAAGGATTGAGGAGGTTTATAACAGAATGATATAGGCAGTCAATAAAACTATTACAATAAAATTAGAGAGTAAGAAGTAACATGAAGGAGAAACTAGAAAATTACACACCAAATCAACTTACCTAAAGACTTAAGTGTACCTGTGACTCCTaaaattggagaataatttttGAAGACAGCTCACAACCAACCTTTTTATCTTGCAATGCATTTGATAAATAATCTAgcaaatacaaattttttaaagcaaatatagtTTTAACCACTAGTTTTGATCAAATATTCTACTGAATATCTGTGGATTGTGCATAAATGTTTACCAATCACAGAAACCTCCAAAAAAGTGAGATTCTTCTTGAAGGGTTAGTCTCTTGACTTGTCCAGACATCTAGGGTCTCTTTCCTCATTTATACTCAATAGACTTTAGATCATGCTTCTATAATCATCACTTACTATGCTGTATAATTATTTAGCACCTTGTTTCTTAAAAAGATGACACTCCACAGGGAGAGTGGGGACCTTGCCTTACACATCGTGGTATTTCATGTACCTTCCACAGAGAACCCTTCATTGGGGATCTGAGAATTTATGTTTCATTCCACTTCAAATCTTGCCATTACTCTGGGTAACTCATCTAATTTTCTAGCTTCTCAGTTTCTTGATCTCATCACTCATGCCCTTCTATTCCTATAACTCAGCTGCCCACTCCCCTGGTCACACCCTGAACTTTGTAATTGTTCAAAACCGTCTCCCTTTGGAAATAATCAATTGATACATTCAATATTCTTTACATTTGGATTACTCTTCCCATTCTTCCCAATTTATACATTCTAGTCCCTCACTTCCCATTCTTCCCAATTTCTCATTTGATCCCCAATACAGCAGTTTTTTGAAGCCATCTATTTCCTTAAGCATGCTACTTTTCCCCAGTGTATTACGTATCTTCCCCCTTTCTTTATCCATCTCAGGTTCCATAGTATATCATTTCAACCACTGTTTTTGCTAACACAGGAACATATTCTCTTCTTGAAGACTCTGAGGTCAGGTTTCCTTcagaatttaaacattttctggttttgtttttgcttttggccACCAAGATGtcggatcttagtcccccaaccaaaGATGGAACCCCCAcccgctgcagtggaagcagagagtctcagtcactggattgccagggaagttcccccgaATTTGCTGGTTTTAATCACAGTTATAGAGGACATAATCCTTATCTGATATAACAGCCCCATCAAAATTTGGGGCAGCACTCCATAATGATAcacattaatttctaaaataaaacatgaatgttgagctgtgtgcttagtcattcagccatgtccgactctttgagaccccctggactgtagcctgcaaggcctctctccatggaattttccaggcaagaatattggactgggttgccatttcttactccaggggatcttcccaacacagggatcgaaccacatctcttgtgtctcctgcattggcaggcgaattctttaccacttgtgccaccttaGAAGCCCTAAAATATGAGTATATACGCTAAATTTGATAAATAAAGGTTATAAGTAGCCTCATATTGATTCATTCAGAGcaaattttgccatttatttaagaaaaaaaatcttccattttcagaccttctttttttttatttttatttttttattttttattttttacaggcATGTGTGAAAGCGCCAGGGTTTGCAAGGGACAGGATGGACCCTCCAAACACGGGGAAAGGCTTTCGGCGATTCCTCTCCCTGCACTATCAATGACCAGGGCACAGGCAGCCCACGGTCACTTTCGAATGCAGGGGGCAGACCTTCTTGAATTTTACAATTTCAAATTAGGAAGCAAGACCTTTATCTTTTAATCGACTTGCTCCACTGTACTTCTGTAACCATTTCTTAGAATAACATCAGTCTTGGATGAATACAACTGGTTCctgtaatggtaaagaacccacctgacattgcaggaaacaagagatgcgggttcgattcctgggtcgggaagatcccctggagaaggacatggcaacccactccagtattcttgcctggagaatcccatgaacagaggagcctggtggactcctggtggtccatggggttgcaaagagtcagacatgactgagcaactgacactacTCCATACTTATGCCAAAGCTTCTGAGAAATGTTAGAGGAAATCTGAAACGCCTGgcgggcttcccagatagcttagttggtaaagaatccacctgcaatgcaagagaccccggttcagttcctgggttgggaagatccgctgcagaatggataggctacccactccagtattcttgggcttcccttgtggctcaggtggtaaagaatcagcctcaGTTGAGACTTTAATGCCATAAGAAATCTGATTTTCTCCCTAATTATTATTCTGTGTCTTCTTCACAGTAACTATTTTAAACTTATCTATTATTCTCTTTTGAGTCCCACCTTCCATCTCTCCTCAGCAGTTGCCAAAAGGGGAAACTTATTGGAACTCTTACCTTTAAAATTACTACTCAAgaatctctccttccttctccttctgttacAATGGAAAAGGCATACCCTTTGTCTCCAAGTGTTCTGAATCCCATCCATCCCTACTATTTCCAGAACCTTGTTCTACAAactgcttcctttctcttcttcagatcTTCAGTTCTCCCCCTCACTCATTCTTCTCTCCCATGAATCTTTCCTATCTATAATCAAGCTAGTTTAATCTCTaccaaagacagaaagaaagcctTACAATAACTTCATGTTCACTTCCAGGTTTGATGATTCCTTCCCCTTCATGGCCAATTGCTCTCTTCTGTGTCTCACTGGACACACACTGGTTTCTCAATTACCTGTCATATggcttctcctcctacccctccATGAAAACCACTCTAGCCAATCCTTGAGTTTCACATAACTTCCCAAAGTCAACACCAATCTGGTGGCTGGTCCAGTGGAAACTTTTCAGTCCTCACCACACTAACCCCTCAGAGCATTAGACACATGACTGGAAGCCTCTTTTTAATAAAATCCTCTTTCTTTGACTCTCGTGACATCATATTCTCCTGGGCGCTGATCTCTTTCTTGGGCTGGTCCTCCACAGTCATTTCCAAGACTCCCAATCCTCTGTGCAATGTTACTATTTCTACCCTACATTCTCCTTTAACACACTTGtactaatttttcaaaaatgtccTCCAAGATTTCAGTTATGTTATATATCTCAAATATTCCCACAcccagtcattcagtcgtgtccaactctttgtgacgccaaggactggagcctgccaggctcctctatccatggcgttttcaggcaggaataccggaatgggctgccatttccttctccaggggatatcctgacccagggatcaaaccaacatttcctgcatctcctggattggcaggctgattctttacccctcACCCACCTGAGGAGCCCAAATATTCCCATACCTATACATTTAACCCCTATTTCTTTCCTGTGCTTTAAGCAAAT
Above is a window of Bos indicus isolate NIAB-ARS_2022 breed Sahiwal x Tharparkar chromosome 8, NIAB-ARS_B.indTharparkar_mat_pri_1.0, whole genome shotgun sequence DNA encoding:
- the LPAR1 gene encoding lysophosphatidic acid receptor 1 — encoded protein: MAAAFTSSPVVSQPQFTAMNEPQCFYNESIAFFYNRSGKYLATEWNTVSKLVMGLGITVCIFIMLANLLVMVAIYVNRRFHFPIYYLMANLAAADFFAGLAYFYLMFNTGPNTRRLTVSTWLLRQGLIDTSLTASVANLLAIAIERHITVFRMQLHTRMSNRRVVVVIVVIWTMAIVMGAIPSVGWNCICDIENCSNMAPLYSDSYLVFWAIFNLVTFVVMVVLYAHIFGYVRQRTMRMSRHSSGPRRNRDTMMSLLKTVVIVLGAFIICWTPGLVLLLLDVCCPQCDVLAYEKFFLLLAEFNSAMNPIIYSYRDKEMSATFRQILCCQRSENTSGPTEGSDRSASSLNHTILAGVHSNDHSVV